A single genomic interval of Arachis duranensis cultivar V14167 chromosome 7, aradu.V14167.gnm2.J7QH, whole genome shotgun sequence harbors:
- the LOC107496976 gene encoding non-classical arabinogalactan protein 30, with protein MAYMIRSFLLLSTLFLILAITPNIEAKDVVVEAMVYCQSCDHIGTWSLSEAKPVASAKVSVTCKNYKAQVFYYKVFDTDKNGYMYAQLEGFKMKNYILDHPLHSCYVKLVWSPLETCGLLSNVNYGLTGAPLRYENKLLRGGAGSNYEAVVYAAGPLAFRPSHCSQGNVTSQH; from the coding sequence ATGGCTTACATGATTAGAAGCTTCCTTCTACTTTCTACCCTGTTTCTAATTCTTGCAATCACTCCCAACATAGAAGCCAAAGATGTAGTGGTTGAAGCTATGGTATATTGCCAAAGCTGTGATCACATTGGAACCTGGTCACTAAGTGAAGCCAAGCCAGTAGCTTCGGCAAAAGTAAGCGTCACATGCAAGAACTACAAGGCTCAAGTTTTCTATTACAAGGTCTTTGACACAGACAAGAATGGTTACATGTATGCACAACTTGAAGGGTTCAAGATGAAAAACTATATACTAGATCATCCACTTCACTCTTGTTATGTTAAGCTTGTGTGGTCTCCTCTTGAGACCTGTGGCCTACTCTCCAATGTGAACTATGGCCTCACTGGCGCCCCGCTTCGCTACGAGAACAAGCTCTTGCGCGGCGGCGCCGGAAGTAACTATGAGGCTGTTGTCTATGCTGCTGGTCCTTTGGCCTTTCGTCCCTCTCATTGCTCGCAGGGAAATGTTACAAGCCAACACTAA
- the LOC107496975 gene encoding uncharacterized protein LOC107496975, giving the protein MPGRPWYTISSAARTDAAPDYQTQASLDGTTDTGANTSSAQPRARAPPLLHSYNSARQSRVNAVPFQPPRNERRLAPSSDMGDTRTPATRTEHRDRDEVVDVYSEDEDYDPETDEVESFDDHVDDLFAAQEAEHQGNANSRKDIDFWEVDVIENSMTQQKEIAELGAQLAELKAEVAEMKAERQIMESLLTEMKAKRQIMERLLRYLIQQQGDNLPPDVVADLDSLGSG; this is encoded by the exons ATGCCTGGGAGACCTTGGTACACCATTAGTAGTGCAGCTAGAACTGATGCTGCCCCTGATTATCAAACTCAAGCTAGTTTG GATGGAACGACGGATACGGGAGCTAATACTTCAAGTGCACAGCCACGTGCTAGAGCGCCCCCACTTCTGCATTCTTACAATAGTGCTCGACAATCTCGTGTTAATGCTGTACCATTTCAACCACCGCGCAATGAAAGACGGCTGGCTCCGTCAAGTGACATGGGTGACACTCGAACTCCAGCAACACGCACAGAGCATAGGGATCGTGATGAAGTTGTCGATGTCTATTCGGAAGATGAAGATTATGACCCAGAGACGGATGAGGTTGAGTCGTTCGATGACCATGTCGACGATTTGTTTGCCGCACAAGAAGCTGAACATCAGGGCAATGCTAACAGCCGCAAAGACATCGATTTTTGGGAAGTTGATGTCATCG AAAACAGCATGACACAACAGAAGGAGATTGCAGAGCTTGGGGCACAGTTAGCAGAACTAAAAGCAGAGGTAGCAGAGATGAAGGCAGAGAGACAGATAATGGAGAGTTTGTTAACAGAGATGAAGGCAAAGAGAcagataatggagagattgttAAGATACCTAATCCAGCAACAAGGAGATAATTTGCCACCTGACGTAGTTGCAGATCTAGATtctttgggaagtggat aA